From one Verrucomicrobium sp. genomic stretch:
- a CDS encoding sigma-70 family RNA polymerase sigma factor has translation MRRLEAGDDLALKEIMDRWQRPLVHYLFRQLGREHDAVSLAQEAFVKVYEQRGRYRPTGKFSTWLFTIATNLYRNHVRWLVRHPTVPLVSPDAEVEGEESGPGRVEPVEPGMNPAEATVARERAAAVQAAISSLPDDLRTAVLLFEYENLGYEEIARIERCSAKAVETRLYRARQLLRERLTSFLTAGEKSG, from the coding sequence ATGCGGCGCCTGGAGGCAGGCGACGACCTGGCGTTGAAGGAGATCATGGACCGCTGGCAGCGTCCGCTCGTCCATTACCTCTTCCGGCAACTGGGACGGGAGCACGATGCTGTTTCCCTCGCCCAGGAGGCGTTCGTGAAGGTCTACGAACAGCGCGGGCGGTATCGCCCCACGGGCAAGTTCTCCACCTGGCTCTTCACGATTGCGACCAACCTCTACCGCAACCACGTCCGTTGGCTGGTCCGGCACCCGACCGTTCCTCTCGTCTCCCCGGATGCCGAGGTCGAAGGGGAGGAATCGGGACCGGGGCGCGTGGAGCCGGTTGAGCCCGGGATGAACCCCGCCGAAGCCACCGTCGCCCGCGAAAGGGCGGCGGCAGTCCAAGCGGCGATCTCCTCGCTGCCCGACGATCTGCGGACCGCCGTGCTGCTGTTCGAGTACGAAAACCTCGGCTATGAGGAAATCGCCCGCATCGAGCGGTGCAGCGCCAAGGCCGTGGAGACGAGGCTTTACCGGGCAAGGCAGCTTTTACGGGAACGGCTGACTTCCTTTTTGACGGCGGGCGAGAAGAGCGGTTGA
- a CDS encoding CusA/CzcA family heavy metal efflux RND transporter produces MIDKILEFSLRQRIFVVLGTLGLVAVGCWSAAHLPIDAVPDITNVQVQVNTAVTSLAPEEVEKLVTYPIEIEMGGIQGLEEVRSLSKFGLSQVTLIFQEGTDLYRARQLVSERLQNLGDLPPGVSPKLAPITTGLGEIYHYAVRYQADAKETPAAAYERLLQLKLAQDYLVKPALRSVPGVTEVNTSGGYEKQIVVMPDPRKLASVGMTMNELAALVAENTQNAGGGVVEKGGESITVRSVGRVQSAGEIADIPLKFRAGPMAMTVGDVAEVAIGSGVRTGSATLDGEEAVLGSALMLIGENSRLVSQRVDAKIREVGAKLPPGIEVAKLYDRTDLVNRTISTVERNLFEGAVLVVAVLIGMLGNWRAALIVALAIPLSLLFAITGMVRFGVSGNLMSLGAVDFGLIVDGAVFMAENIVRLLAHRQHQLGRLLTKEERLHIILAACKQVGTPTVIGVAIITIVYIPLLTLTGTEGKMFVPMAMTVIFALIGGLLLALTLVPAFGSFFLTGKITEKDNRLIGWAKRAHAPVLDKALRWRWPLVGTTLAIFVLSVWVFTRLGAVFVPRLDEGSIALQMVRTTSIGLSASLDMEKATEKRILEKFPEVTHIFSRVGTSEVATDPMGVNTGDSYVMLKPEDQWRKVDGHRLTKDGLIEAISKEVNQNFPGQAYLFSQPIELRFNELLSGSRADIAIKVFGDDYDVLEKVSGQIREIVEKIPGAEDVEFDAVGKAPVFEVSMNRDAMKRYNVHADEVNKLIGTAFAGEEAGVIVDGNRRYPIVVRLPEAERQKFDAVAQMPVRTQDGGLVGLGQIARTGMTESVNTITREASQRRMAIVINLRGRDVESFVNEARRKIKEQVQVPEGYFVEFGGAFQNLQAAKARLAVVVPTALLLIFLIIFLSFRSLRQAAIIYTGIPLAASGGIFALWATGLPFSVSAGVGFIALSGVAVLNGVVLLSFFNQLREEGRSIRDAVQEGSLTRLRPVLMTSLVAGLGFVPMALAHGAGAEVQRPLATVVIGGIVMATFLTLVLLPTLYAWVEEASQRIVRREKEAVPPEG; encoded by the coding sequence ATGATCGATAAGATTCTCGAATTCTCCCTGCGGCAACGCATTTTCGTCGTCCTGGGGACGCTCGGGTTGGTGGCGGTGGGCTGCTGGTCCGCCGCCCATCTTCCCATCGACGCGGTGCCGGACATCACCAACGTCCAGGTGCAGGTCAACACGGCGGTCACGTCCCTCGCCCCCGAGGAAGTGGAAAAGCTCGTGACCTACCCCATCGAGATCGAGATGGGAGGCATCCAGGGCCTGGAGGAAGTGCGGTCTCTCTCCAAGTTCGGTTTGTCCCAGGTCACGCTGATCTTCCAGGAGGGCACCGACCTCTATCGCGCCCGCCAGCTTGTCTCGGAGCGGTTGCAGAACCTGGGGGACCTGCCCCCCGGCGTGTCCCCCAAGCTGGCCCCGATCACCACCGGTCTCGGGGAAATCTACCACTACGCCGTCCGCTACCAGGCCGACGCCAAGGAGACCCCCGCGGCCGCCTACGAGCGGCTGCTCCAACTGAAGCTGGCCCAGGACTATCTGGTGAAGCCCGCGCTCCGCAGCGTTCCCGGCGTCACGGAAGTGAACACCTCGGGCGGCTACGAGAAGCAGATCGTCGTCATGCCCGATCCCCGGAAGCTGGCGAGCGTCGGCATGACGATGAACGAGCTGGCCGCGTTGGTCGCGGAGAACACTCAGAACGCGGGGGGAGGAGTCGTCGAGAAGGGAGGCGAGAGCATCACCGTGCGCTCGGTGGGCCGGGTGCAGTCGGCTGGAGAGATCGCCGACATCCCCCTGAAGTTCCGCGCCGGACCCATGGCCATGACCGTGGGCGACGTGGCCGAGGTCGCCATCGGGTCCGGGGTCCGTACCGGCTCGGCCACCCTCGACGGCGAGGAGGCGGTGCTGGGATCGGCCCTGATGCTGATCGGGGAGAACAGCCGGTTGGTTTCGCAGAGGGTGGACGCGAAGATCCGGGAGGTCGGCGCCAAGCTCCCCCCCGGCATCGAGGTCGCGAAACTCTACGACCGCACCGACCTGGTCAACCGAACCATCTCGACGGTGGAACGGAACCTCTTCGAGGGCGCGGTGCTGGTGGTCGCCGTCCTCATCGGGATGCTGGGCAACTGGCGGGCGGCGCTCATCGTCGCCCTGGCGATCCCGCTGTCGCTGCTCTTCGCCATCACGGGAATGGTCCGGTTCGGCGTCTCGGGGAACCTGATGAGTCTGGGAGCGGTCGATTTCGGTCTGATCGTCGACGGGGCCGTCTTCATGGCCGAGAATATCGTCCGCCTTCTGGCCCATCGGCAGCACCAGTTGGGGCGCCTGCTCACCAAGGAGGAACGCCTGCATATCATTCTCGCCGCCTGCAAGCAGGTCGGAACCCCCACCGTGATCGGAGTGGCGATCATCACTATCGTCTATATCCCTCTCCTGACCCTGACGGGGACCGAGGGAAAGATGTTCGTCCCGATGGCGATGACGGTCATCTTCGCGCTGATCGGCGGCCTGTTGCTGGCGCTGACCCTGGTGCCCGCCTTCGGTTCGTTCTTCCTGACCGGCAAGATTACGGAAAAGGACAATCGCCTCATCGGATGGGCCAAGCGGGCCCATGCCCCGGTACTGGATAAGGCGCTTCGGTGGCGCTGGCCGCTGGTGGGGACGACGCTGGCGATCTTCGTCCTTTCGGTCTGGGTCTTCACCCGGCTGGGCGCGGTGTTCGTTCCCCGGCTGGACGAGGGGTCCATTGCCCTCCAGATGGTGCGGACCACCAGTATCGGGTTGTCCGCTTCGCTCGACATGGAGAAGGCGACGGAGAAGCGCATCCTGGAGAAGTTCCCCGAGGTGACGCACATCTTCTCCCGCGTCGGCACGTCGGAGGTGGCGACCGACCCCATGGGGGTGAACACCGGGGACTCGTACGTCATGCTCAAGCCGGAGGACCAATGGCGGAAGGTAGACGGCCACCGGCTCACCAAGGACGGGCTGATCGAGGCGATCAGCAAGGAGGTGAACCAGAACTTTCCCGGCCAGGCGTATCTCTTCTCGCAGCCCATCGAACTGCGGTTCAACGAACTGCTCTCCGGCAGCCGCGCCGACATCGCGATCAAGGTCTTCGGCGACGACTACGACGTGCTGGAGAAGGTGTCCGGGCAAATCCGGGAGATCGTGGAGAAGATTCCCGGGGCGGAGGACGTGGAGTTCGACGCGGTCGGCAAGGCGCCGGTCTTCGAGGTTTCCATGAACCGGGACGCCATGAAGCGTTACAACGTCCACGCCGACGAGGTGAACAAGCTGATCGGCACCGCCTTCGCCGGGGAGGAGGCGGGCGTCATCGTGGACGGCAACCGCCGCTATCCCATCGTCGTGCGCCTGCCCGAGGCGGAACGCCAGAAGTTCGACGCCGTGGCCCAGATGCCGGTGCGGACCCAGGACGGCGGCCTCGTCGGCCTGGGACAGATCGCCAGGACCGGCATGACCGAGAGCGTCAACACGATCACCAGGGAGGCGTCCCAGCGGCGCATGGCCATCGTGATCAACCTCCGAGGACGGGACGTGGAGAGCTTCGTGAACGAGGCCCGGCGGAAGATCAAGGAGCAGGTCCAGGTGCCCGAGGGCTACTTCGTCGAGTTCGGGGGGGCGTTCCAGAACCTCCAGGCGGCGAAGGCCCGGCTTGCGGTAGTGGTCCCCACGGCCCTGTTGTTGATCTTCCTTATCATCTTTCTGTCGTTCCGCAGCCTGCGCCAGGCTGCGATCATCTACACCGGCATCCCGTTGGCGGCGTCGGGGGGCATCTTCGCCCTCTGGGCCACCGGCCTGCCGTTCTCGGTCTCGGCAGGGGTGGGCTTTATCGCCTTGTCCGGCGTAGCCGTTCTCAACGGCGTGGTGCTGCTCAGCTTCTTCAACCAACTCCGGGAAGAGGGCCGTTCCATTCGCGACGCCGTCCAGGAAGGCTCCCTGACCCGGCTGCGCCCCGTCCTGATGACCTCCTTGGTCGCGGGCCTGGGTTTCGTGCCGATGGCGTTGGCCCACGGCGCCGGGGCCGAGGTTCAGCGTCCCCTGGCGACCGTGGTCATCGGGGGCATCGTGATGGCGACGTTCTTGACCCTGGTTCTGCTTCCCACCCTCTACGCCTGGGTGGAGGAAGCATCGCAACGAATCGTGAGGAGGGAAAAAGAGGCCGTCCCACCGGAGGGATGA
- a CDS encoding TolC family protein: MKLYWIAGTVLVLTSWTARAEPPGAWTIDQLAARGMAANAELRSFEAEVAAAKGKRTQAGLWKNPEFTGEYGSRRVTGDGGNLAEGFTRSVTVTQTFEFPGKGSLRKAIADKDVELADLGLRQFRSSLAGQIRSLAYQYLAASAEADAAEEIRERSDGLVKLLGQRATAGVPQLLELRVIEAGLIDLRKSAREFAQSRDEAAIELNRLLGFPASQPVRIASVLAFPEAKVDADKWVLAGLAGNLQLRSRTAELEKAVRTVSAAKLDAAPDFSVGPFFSQDKAGDNEENLGVSLSMTLPLWNWNQGNVAAAKARRDQTDALLADARRKVEAEILRRIRSYQRTQAQLDGTTERTLADLREASDLADRQYRTGAIGVQLFLDSQRGFLAAQQTRQEAMVQAWRDLLDLELLTGGTMEAK; the protein is encoded by the coding sequence ATGAAATTGTATTGGATCGCCGGGACCGTCCTGGTCCTGACTTCCTGGACCGCCCGCGCGGAGCCGCCGGGCGCCTGGACCATCGACCAGTTGGCGGCCCGGGGCATGGCGGCCAACGCCGAGCTTCGCTCCTTCGAGGCCGAGGTCGCCGCCGCCAAGGGGAAACGCACCCAGGCCGGACTCTGGAAGAATCCCGAGTTCACGGGAGAATACGGCAGTCGCCGCGTCACCGGCGATGGCGGGAATCTCGCCGAGGGATTCACCCGCAGTGTCACCGTCACGCAAACCTTCGAGTTCCCCGGGAAGGGATCGCTGCGGAAGGCGATTGCCGACAAGGACGTGGAGCTGGCCGACCTGGGGCTGCGGCAGTTTCGCAGTTCCCTGGCCGGGCAAATCCGCAGCTTGGCCTATCAATACCTGGCGGCCTCCGCCGAAGCCGACGCGGCGGAGGAAATCCGGGAACGCTCCGACGGCCTGGTGAAGCTCCTGGGCCAGCGGGCGACGGCGGGGGTGCCGCAGTTGCTGGAATTGCGGGTCATCGAGGCGGGCCTGATCGACCTGCGGAAGTCGGCCCGGGAATTCGCCCAGAGCCGCGACGAGGCCGCCATCGAGCTGAACCGGCTCTTGGGTTTTCCCGCGAGCCAGCCGGTGCGGATCGCGTCGGTCCTCGCATTCCCGGAGGCAAAGGTCGACGCCGACAAGTGGGTCCTGGCCGGGCTGGCGGGCAACCTCCAACTCCGTTCCCGGACTGCTGAACTGGAAAAGGCGGTGCGGACCGTCTCCGCCGCCAAGCTCGACGCCGCTCCGGACTTCTCGGTCGGGCCGTTCTTCAGCCAGGATAAGGCGGGGGACAACGAGGAAAACCTCGGTGTCAGCCTGTCGATGACCCTTCCCCTATGGAACTGGAACCAGGGCAATGTCGCCGCCGCCAAGGCTCGCAGGGATCAAACGGACGCCCTCCTCGCCGACGCCCGGCGCAAGGTGGAGGCCGAAATCCTCCGCCGCATCCGGTCCTACCAGCGAACGCAGGCCCAACTCGACGGAACGACGGAGCGGACCCTTGCCGACCTGCGCGAGGCGTCCGACCTGGCGGATCGGCAATACCGTACCGGCGCCATCGGGGTGCAGTTGTTCTTGGATTCCCAACGGGGATTCCTGGCCGCCCAACAAACTCGGCAGGAGGCAATGGTGCAGGCATGGCGCGACCTGCTCGATCTGGAGCTGCTCACGGGCGGAACGATGGAGGCCAAATGA
- a CDS encoding periplasmic heavy metal sensor translates to MRRPLVLLLLLLAAVLATWAVSYRAGMHATHALASSQDAELEWLRHEFRLDDRQFAEVQRLHEEYDPVCDRLCTRMMTAQTNLRVQIAKSQSVTPEVIQALQDVSSLRQECQAAMLQQIYRVGQVMSPDQRQRYLEKMEPHVLRPEMRNAEAAPSR, encoded by the coding sequence ATGAGACGGCCCTTGGTCCTTCTCCTTCTGCTCTTGGCCGCCGTCCTGGCGACGTGGGCCGTCAGCTACCGGGCTGGGATGCACGCGACCCATGCCCTGGCCTCGTCCCAAGACGCGGAGCTGGAGTGGCTGCGCCACGAATTCCGACTGGACGACCGGCAGTTCGCCGAGGTCCAGCGTCTGCACGAGGAATACGACCCTGTCTGCGATCGCCTCTGTACTCGGATGATGACGGCGCAGACCAACCTCCGCGTCCAGATCGCCAAGAGCCAATCCGTGACCCCGGAGGTCATCCAGGCCCTCCAAGACGTTTCCTCCTTAAGGCAGGAGTGCCAGGCGGCGATGCTTCAGCAGATCTACCGAGTGGGCCAAGTCATGAGCCCGGACCAGCGGCAACGCTACCTGGAGAAGATGGAGCCGCACGTCCTGCGCCCGGAAATGCGGAATGCGGAAGCGGCGCCTTCCCGCTAA